The window CAAACCGAACTCCACGACGGCCTGCACTCGACCAATCGCCGCGACCTGGCCTTCGTAATCGGCATTCTGCAGGCGAGCCATGGTGACGTCGGTGGCGAATTTCACAATCTTGAAGGGCTTGCCGGCGCTATCGAGGATCGGACTGTACACGCCGTGGATGTAGATCTCGCGGCCACCCTTGGCGATGCGGCGGAAATCGCCGGTTATGTCCTCGCCGCGGTTCAAGCGCTGCCAGAAATCGCGATAATGATCGCTATTGCGGATCGCCTCGTCGACAAATTCGCTATGCCGCCTCCCTTTGATCTCGTCGAGCGTGTAGCCCACGCATTTCAGGAAGTTCTCGTTGGCGTGAATGATCGTACCGTCTAGCTCAAACTCGATCACCGCTTGCGAGCGTTGAATGGCGGCAATCTGACCCGCGTGATCGAGTTGCTGGCGCTGTTGGTGGGCCGTAGGCCGTTTGGCGTTGGATGTTTTGACAGCTGGCGGCGGTTTAGTCGATCGTTTCTTGCTCATTCTCTTTACTCTTCGTGCAGGAGTGATGCTCGGTGTAGATCTGATTGGGATTTGGCTTCGGAAAGGTTCATTACCGAGACGATTCGCTCGGGGTCCAGAATGACCAACAACCGGTCGGGGAGCTTGTAAGCGCCCTGAATGAACTCACGGGCCACTCCTTGGAGCGTTTCCGGTGGAAGCTCGAATTGCTGCTGCGAGACTTCAAGCACGTCGCCGATGTCGTCCACGAGCAAACTGACCGCGCCGTCGTCGGTTTGCAAAACGACGTTCACCGGTTCATTGTTCGCTCCAACGTCCGGCAAGTTCAAACGCCGTCGCAGGTCAATCGCCGTCACGATTTGTCCGCGTAAATTGATGAGTCCTCGCACCGCAGGATGCGCGAGCGGGACGCGCGTCAGCGATTGGCTGCGGACCACCTCCTGCACTTTCAACACGTCGAGCCCATAGCACTGCTCGCCTAGATAAAAGGTGCAGAATTGTTGCGGAAGCGACATCGGTTATTGATCAGTTACTCGTTAGTTTGTTGGCTGCAAATGATGTGGTTTCGTGGCTTCGATCAAGGCTGCGACATCGACGAATTCGGTGACCTGGTCGTGGACGACGGCTGTAAATAGCACGCCGTCGCGATTGGCGAGTGCGCGCACGGCCAGCGGATCATTAACGATGTCCAATATCGCGCCGACGATCAGCCCGATCCGCTCCGCACCGGAGTCATAAACCACGACAGATACAAGATCCGAGGGCGACGCCGGTCCCGGGTCGAACGGCGACGATCGGACTGCCAACGCGGCCAGCTCAGCTGAAATATCAATAATGGGGAGTATCTCACCGCGGTATTGCATGACGAGCCGCTCTCCCAGCAGTTCTAGGCGAGAGCGAGGAACTTCTTCCAGCCGGGCCACGTGGGCGAGCGGAACCGCCATGCGGCCGCCGGCGGTGGGAGCAAACAACAACAGCGCATGACTTTCTATTTCCGTGGGGCCTGTGGAAATCTCCTGCTCTCCTAAGGCTCGGCACCTAGCTCCTGAAATCACGCTCGCGCGCTGCGCCAACCCGACCGGATCGAGCACCAGTGCGACTCGCCCGTCACCCATGATCGCCGCACCGGAGAAAGCCGCGATTCCCTTGAGCTGCTTCTGCAACGGCTTGACCACGATTTCTTCCGTGTCCCGAATTGCATCGACCACGAGCCCAAAAGGCCGCTCGTCGGCCTGCAGCACGACGATGTTGAGCTCATCACCCTCTTTGCGCAATACGGCAAGTTGCAGTTGCTCGTCCAGAAAGACCAGCGGCAACAGTTTTCCGCGTAAACGATAAACGGGCACGCCGTGCAGCCGTTCGATCCCGTGCTGCGCGTGCTCAGCGTCGAGCCAGACAAGTTCCAGCAGGTTGACTTGCGGAATCGCATAGCGCTCGCCGCCGCTGGCTACGATCAGCGCAGGAATGATGGCCAGCGTCAGGGGGATCTTGGTGCGGATCGTGGTGCCTTGTCCGGGCGTGCTTTCGACGTCGACCGTGCCGCCGATTCGCTCTAGGTTGGTGCGGACGACGTCCATCCCCACGCCGCGTCCGGAAAACTGCGTGACGCGGTCGGCCGTGGAGAAACCCGGCACGAAGATCAGTCGCAGCAGGTCTTGTCGCGTCATGCGGGCCGCGACTTCCGCCGTAATTAGATTTGCTTTGAGTGCTTTGTCGCGCACTTTCGTTTCATCGATGCCGCCACCGTCGTCAGAGATTTCGACGATTACCTTGCCGCCTTCGTGAAAGGCGACAAGTTTCAGCCGCCCCTCCTCCGACTTACCCTGCGCTTTTCGGACGGCCGGCGGCTCGATGCCATGATCGACGGCGTTGCGAATCAGATGAGTGAGGGGATCACGAATGGCTTCAATCAGCGTTTTGTCGAGTTCCGTCTCTTGTCCATCAATTTCGACGCGCACTTGTTTTCCGCAGGCGACCGACAAGTCACGCACGATCCGCGGAAACTTGCTCAGAACGTTCCCGATTGGTTGCATCCGCGTTTTCATCACGCTGGTTTGTAACTCCGTGGTCAGCAGATTCAGCTGCTGCACGGCGCCGAGGAAACCGCTGTCTTCATGCGATTGGCTATGTTGCAGAATCTGATTCCGCGCGAGCACTAGCTCGCCTACCAGCATCATCAGCTTATCGAGCAACCCGACGTCCACGCGAATCGCCGCATCAACGACGTGCGTGGATACCTTTTCCGTGGGCTCCAAGTTGGCCGCTGGCGAACTCGTCAGCGTGAAGCCGATTTCTCCCGACGGCGATTCCTCCGAGGAATTGTGCTCGGTGCCAATCTCTTGAGTAGAAATAGGTGGCGGCAGTTCGATGCGAGTCTCCAACGTCGGAGCTGGAATCACCGAAGTCGATGGCTGAGGCTTCGAGTCCCCATGCTGCTGCCGCAGACGATCGACCTCGGCCGCGACCGCTGTGTAATCTCCGGATCCCTCTCCGCCCGAGGACTCGATATTTGTCAGAATCTCGCGAATCGCATCTACCACGTGTAAGAGCGCGGTGGCAATGGCCGGGTTGAATGTGATTTCACCAGCTCTCAACTTGGTGAGCAGGTTCTCCGCAGCGTGAGAAACCGCTTGGAGTTTCACCAATCCCATGAAGCCAGCCGTTCCTTTCACGCTATGGAACGTGCGAAAGACCTGCGCCAGCGTACTCTTTTCGGCCGGATTGATTTCCAGCTTGACCAGATCAGAATCGAGCAGCGCTAGATTCTCATGGGTCTCCAGTAGAAATTCGCGGAGGATTTCATCGTTCGACGACATAGTCGATTCACTTGCCCCGCGTTACCGCCGCGCACAAACCTCCTTGATGCTCTCAAAAAATCGAATCCAAAAGTGGCCCCACCACAGTGGGCGGAAACGCCTTTTCGACGATCGCTACCACGCCCAACTTTCGCACGGGATCAAGCACCCGCGGCTCCGTTTCGGTCGTGACCATGATGATCGGAATCGCGGCCGTGGGCGGATTCTGCTTCAAATAGCTGACGAGCGCCCTGCCGTCCATCAGGGGCATATTGTAGTCCGTCACAATTAAATCGCAAATTTCGCGGGCGGCCACGGCAATCGCATACGCGCCGTCAGGGACTTCCTGAAACTGCGTGAAACCGAGTCCCTGCAGCACTGTCCGGACTTGAACACGCGCTGTGGCACTGTCATCGACGATCAGGACCCGCAGTGCAGCGCGATTTGGTTTGCCTGGCATTCGGCCTGCAGCCTGCGTGGGTGTCAATATCATCGAGGCACCCGTCACTTGCTTCACGGCATCGGACAATTGTTCTGGAGTGAAGGGCTTGTGGAGCAATTGCACGCGATGCAGGGCGATCAGGGCCGCGGAATCGGCCTCGCTACCCTCGCTGGTGATCAGCACGAAACCGGGGGATTCGCCCTTGAATTCCGCGCGAATCTGCTCGGCTAATTGGAGTCCGTCAAGATCAGACAAATGAAGCGCCGAGATCACCGCCTTCGGGCGTAGTTTGCGAACGAGTTCGATGGCGTCATTCCCTTTCGTTGCAGCGCCGAGAACCGTATGTGATTGTTCGTGCAGGTAGCCTTTGATTATGGAAGCTTGTACGCGCGAAGGTTCGACGATCAACACCGACGCCTGCGAGGTGCTGGGGGTGCCGCTCTCTATGGTTTGCTCGGAGATCCGAGTATGAACCGTTGAGGCCTCTGAGCCACTATCGCCAAACGTGATCTCCAAGCC is drawn from Anatilimnocola floriformis and contains these coding sequences:
- a CDS encoding chemotaxis protein CheW; the encoded protein is MSLPQQFCTFYLGEQCYGLDVLKVQEVVRSQSLTRVPLAHPAVRGLINLRGQIVTAIDLRRRLNLPDVGANNEPVNVVLQTDDGAVSLLVDDIGDVLEVSQQQFELPPETLQGVAREFIQGAYKLPDRLLVILDPERIVSVMNLSEAKSQSDLHRASLLHEE
- a CDS encoding chemotaxis protein CheW; this encodes MEPTEKVSTHVVDAAIRVDVGLLDKLMMLVGELVLARNQILQHSQSHEDSGFLGAVQQLNLLTTELQTSVMKTRMQPIGNVLSKFPRIVRDLSVACGKQVRVEIDGQETELDKTLIEAIRDPLTHLIRNAVDHGIEPPAVRKAQGKSEEGRLKLVAFHEGGKVIVEISDDGGGIDETKVRDKALKANLITAEVAARMTRQDLLRLIFVPGFSTADRVTQFSGRGVGMDVVRTNLERIGGTVDVESTPGQGTTIRTKIPLTLAIIPALIVASGGERYAIPQVNLLELVWLDAEHAQHGIERLHGVPVYRLRGKLLPLVFLDEQLQLAVLRKEGDELNIVVLQADERPFGLVVDAIRDTEEIVVKPLQKQLKGIAAFSGAAIMGDGRVALVLDPVGLAQRASVISGARCRALGEQEISTGPTEIESHALLLFAPTAGGRMAVPLAHVARLEEVPRSRLELLGERLVMQYRGEILPIIDISAELAALAVRSSPFDPGPASPSDLVSVVVYDSGAERIGLIVGAILDIVNDPLAVRALANRDGVLFTAVVHDQVTEFVDVAALIEATKPHHLQPTN